From Chroococcidiopsis thermalis PCC 7203:
GCTACTACTGGTGCTAAAGACTATTACAGCTACTTTGGGGCGGCTGCTGGCGATTCGTCAAAGGGTTACTACAGCTATAACATTGGTAAATGGCATATCATTGCGCTCAACTCGAACTGCTCGGAGGTTGGGGGTTGTGGAGCAGGATCGCCCCAAGAACAATGGCTACAAGCCGATCTAAAAGCCCATCCAAGTGCTTGTACGCTGGCTTATTGGCATCATCCGCGATTTTCTTCAGGAAAGCATGGGAGCGATTCTAATTACGATGCTTTTTGGCAGGATCTCTATGCATCTGGGGCAGAAATCGTGCTAAACGGTCACGACCACGACTACGAACGCTTTGCACCGCAATCTCCCAGTGCAAAGGTAGACGAAAAGCGAGGTATTCGCCAGTTTGTAGTTGGTACTGGTGGTAAAAATCACTATCGCTTCGTGAGTAACCAGCCTAACAGTCAAGTGCGTAATTCAGATACTTACGGCGTACTCAAGCTAACCTTGCACCCACAGAGCTACACCTGGGAGTTTGTACCAGAAGCAGGAAAAACTTTTACTGATAAAGGCAGCGATTCTTGCCATTGAGTATTGTCAATTATTTACGAGCGGCAAAATCTTTCCGAGTTCTTGACATTTGCCGATTAAGGTGGGGGTGCTTTTTTCCAGTGGAGCTGATTTATCGCGTTTATTAGATGTTTATAGTCTTTTCCCGTGCGATCGCCGTGCAAAAAAAACTTGTTCGATTTATTACAACGTAGCCAAATCGCAAACAATCAAGTAGGAGAAATATCATGCGAAAAATGTTAAACAGGGTTCCAGAAGTCACAATTTACTTTTGGACGATCAAGATTCTAGCAACCACAGTAGGTGAAACTGCGGCTGATTTTTTGGCGTTGACGTTGAACCTTGGCTTAGGCGTTACATCTTATATTATGGGTGGGTTGCTACTATTTGTGCTTTTCAATCAGTTTAGACTCAAACGCTACGTTCCAGTGAGTTACTGGCTTGTGGTCGTTTTAGCAAGTATTGTTGGTACGCTAATTACAGATAGATTAGTAGACGAGTTTGGAGTGAGTTTAATGACTACTAACATAGTTTTTAGTATTGCTTTGTTAGTAGTTTTTACGCTTTGGTACTTGAGTGAAAAGACATTAGCTATGCACTCTATTAATACTGCCAAAAGAGAGCTGTATTATTGGGTAGCTATTTTATTGACGTTTGCCTTGGGTACTTCTACAGGAGACTATTTAGCGGAGGCTTCGGGTTTGGGTTATGCACAAGCAGCATTAGTATTTGGTACTTTAATTGCCGCGATCGCGGCGGGTTATTATTACTTGCAGA
This genomic window contains:
- a CDS encoding metallophosphoesterase family protein, with translation MNIRFLAPVSLAISLSSFSYILATQSQEVKPAKASKDPIIAAAGDIACAPTSPNYNRGNGTADACHMKATSNLIVNADLAVVLPLGDIQYETGTASAFQQSYNPTWGRVKSITRPAVGNHEYATTGAKDYYSYFGAAAGDSSKGYYSYNIGKWHIIALNSNCSEVGGCGAGSPQEQWLQADLKAHPSACTLAYWHHPRFSSGKHGSDSNYDAFWQDLYASGAEIVLNGHDHDYERFAPQSPSAKVDEKRGIRQFVVGTGGKNHYRFVSNQPNSQVRNSDTYGVLKLTLHPQSYTWEFVPEAGKTFTDKGSDSCH